Within Vannielia litorea, the genomic segment GATGGCGCTGGGCGTGGGGCCGGGCGAGAGCGGCTCGGGGGTGATCCGCTTCGTCGACCAGGTGACCGGCCTGCGCCGGGTCTCCGGACGCTACCTGCGCCAGAGCTTCCTGCGCGATGCGCTGGAGGCGGGTGGCGGGGCGCTCTACCTGCTGAACGATCCGCGCGGACCGTCGCTGGAGGCCGAGCAGCCCGAGATCCTGGAGCGGCTCAACGAGATGGCCGACATCTGCCGCGCGCGGCTGCGCGAGGAGATGGAGATCGAGTTCACGCTGGAGCGCGGCAAGTTGCGGGTGCTGGATGCGGTGCGGGTGAGCCGCAGCCCGCGGGCGGCGCTGAAGATCGCCGTGGGGCTGGCCGAGGAGGGCATCATCAGCCGCGAGGAGGCAGTGATGCGGGTCGAGCCGCGGGCGCTGCCCGAGCTTCTGCACCCGCAGGTGGACCCGAAGGCCCGGCGCGACGTGGTGGTGCGCGGCATTGCCGCCAGCCCCGGCGGCGCCATCGGCAAGCTGGTGTTCTCGGCCCATGCGGCGCAGTCCCATGCCGCCCAGGGCGAGCCCTGCGTGCTGGTGCGGCGCGAGACCACGCCGGAAGACATTCGCGGGATGCATGTGGCCAACGGCATCCTGACCGAGCGCGGCGGCATGACCTCCCACGCGGCAGTGATCGCCCGGGGCCTCGGGCTGCCCTGCATCGTGGGCGCCAGCGGCATCCGGCTCTCGACCTCCAAGAAGACCCTGCGCACCTTGGACGGGCGGGTGCTGAAGGAGGGCGACCTCGTCACCATCGACGGCTCGACGGGCGAGGTGCTCGCGGGCGAGGTGGAGATGCTGGAGCCGGCGCTGGACGACAGCTTTCAGTCGTTGCTCGACTGGGCCGATGCGGCGCGCGACATCGGCATTCGGGCCAATGCCGACACGCCGGCCGATGCGCAGACGGCGCGGATGTTCAAGGCCGAGGGCATTGGCCTCTGCCGGACCGAGCACATGTTCTTCGAAGAGGGGCGCATGATGGTCATGCGCGAGATGATCTTTGCCGACACCGAGGAGGATCGCCGCGCCGCGCTCGACCAGCTCTTGCCGATGCAGCGCGAGGATTTTACCCAGCTCTTCGGGATCATGGTCGGCCAGCCGGTGTGCATCCGGCTGTTCGACCCGCCGCTGCACGAGTTCCTGCCGTCGGACCGGGAGGGCGCCCGTGCGCTGGCCGAGGCGCTGAGCTTGCCGGTGAGCGACGTGATGCACCGGGTCGAGGCGATGGCCGAGTTCAACCCGATGCTGGGCCTGCGCGGCGTGCGGCTGGGCGTGACCGTGCCCGAGATCTAC encodes:
- a CDS encoding putative PEP-binding protein; translation: MASATHGGRAKCLQRLIRLGLPVPHTVALSFGAVKGLASGQGFDVAQLLAVFGDRSLLCVRPSSQDPDWGGPGAILNIGMNDRRHLELSQSHGEDAASMLYLRFLQSYAVHVARLDADAFDLTEADPTERLKQALIIYEEEADEPFPQDAEVQLLEVLRSMARAWEGTTARLLRQARGAPPDAGLGLVVQEMALGVGPGESGSGVIRFVDQVTGLRRVSGRYLRQSFLRDALEAGGGALYLLNDPRGPSLEAEQPEILERLNEMADICRARLREEMEIEFTLERGKLRVLDAVRVSRSPRAALKIAVGLAEEGIISREEAVMRVEPRALPELLHPQVDPKARRDVVVRGIAASPGGAIGKLVFSAHAAQSHAAQGEPCVLVRRETTPEDIRGMHVANGILTERGGMTSHAAVIARGLGLPCIVGASGIRLSTSKKTLRTLDGRVLKEGDLVTIDGSTGEVLAGEVEMLEPALDDSFQSLLDWADAARDIGIRANADTPADAQTARMFKAEGIGLCRTEHMFFEEGRMMVMREMIFADTEEDRRAALDQLLPMQREDFTQLFGIMVGQPVCIRLFDPPLHEFLPSDREGARALAEALSLPVSDVMHRVEAMAEFNPMLGLRGVRLGVTVPEIYDMQARAIFEATVAVGRKGAHVVPEIMLPLVSARREVELLKTRIDGVAAAVKNETGASFDYRLGVMVETPRAALRAGDIAGHATFLSFGTNDLTQMTYGLSRDDAGKFMGAYVQQQVFPEDPFHTLDQEGVGELLMLGAERARAARPGVTLSVCGEHGGDPDTIAFCRAAGFDYVSCSPFRVPVARLAAAHLAIRDELGEAASGLH